One Ranitomeya imitator isolate aRanImi1 chromosome 4, aRanImi1.pri, whole genome shotgun sequence genomic window, ctgaactacgtgacactgtgactgacagaagttgttcagtaaacgtgactgaactacgtgacactgtgactgacagaacttgttcagtaaacgtgactgaactgcgtggcactgtgactgacagaacttcgccaatcagcgacgcgggatttccgttacagacagacagaattagacgattatatagtagattccaaATACAGTTTTCAATGTTAATAATTGTAATGGACCCTTAAAACATAGGATGTGATATGGATGATGTCCACATGACATCAGTTTTCTCAAATGCATTAagtgagtttaaagggaacctgacagcgtgtaccatgggcagcatgaatcagatacaGGCGACATTACTGCAGCCGGATGTTTAGCTCTGAAGTGCTGCGGCATTTCAGACAAAGCACACTTCTGACTGACAGATCTTTCCCTATGGATGCAGGGGAGTAGGACGGTGAAAAAAACGCCAGCAATGTGTCTCTTGGACTAGACATCTGAAACATATAGAGCTTAATTTATTATCGCATTTGATtccgtttttttgtgttttgcgCCATTTCTTTTGTTTGCACCAAGTTCATCTTTACATTTGCGcctttttatgtttattttattcGTGCTCAcctgatggttttttttttatttaatttcacCACTGGGGCAAAATTTGCTGTTTCCAGATGTTTTCGCCCGATTCATCATCTGTGAGTTCTCCAAAAGTCGCAAAATTTGTCCTAACTGTTCTCCAATCCTCCTCACTTTTACTAACATATATGCAATATTTACGTACACCTGAAGTTTTTACACAATTGATATAAAATTTGAACAAATATGTAACTTTTTGAGCTTAAAATTCCAAAAAGGAATACAAGAAACTGCATTTTTGACTCTGAGCAAAATTTTGGAAGGATTTTCATGAATTTTAcggaaaaaaaatcaacaaatatcCCAAGAAAGTCACTTAAAACCACAAAAGTATGAATCGGGACCATAGTCCCCGGTTTGGCTTTCGAAACTGTGTGGTCTCTGAAACACCTGACCACAGTGTCTTAGAGTAAAACAAACATGGCGGCAGTGTGTGATTCGTGCCACCTGTTGTTCGATAATTGTTTTGCTTTGTGTGTTGTCTGTATACAAAATGGATACGGGCATTATACAGAGCGTGCTGAACCCCACATCGGGAACGGCACCATCTGCTTGTGTCATTCTTGGATCTTACCTCAGTAATCTGTGATCGACATTTGATATGAGATCCTTGTGCTGTTAATCTCACTCTTgtccttagcaaccaatcacaacgcagctttcattttacctgaGCAGTTTTAAAAATGAAAGCCGAGCTCCGATTGGTTGCTCTGGGCAAcagacagtgtttttttttatccaGTGTTCATAAATGAGGCCTAGTGTGCGTGTATGTCACAGCAGAGCATTGTCCCAAATTCAGGACTGTCCCACTATATCTGGGACGGATGGGACCTATGGATTTTGTTTTTGGTCATTCATTCGTAGCTGTAGCAGCcagaactttttaatttttacataaaCTTCACTATATGAGGTCCTGTTTTTTGTGTCACTAAGGTCGTGTTCACATGTTGCgtaaatagtgttttttttttcagcacaTTTTCTGTAAGTTTCCGCACCAAACTACGTAATAACAATCTACActgctttttgtctttttttgtggcattttttatgcattttccccCTTATTTGAAGCCTTGTTTGTACGGACTTGAAGCAggcttttaatgtgtttttttatatagATTTATTCTGCACCTAAAAAAGCAATGTATGTTTTTTACATGCGCATTTTTCAGACTCCATATtgaagcctatagagaaaaaaaaagcaccaaaaccacaACGTTCAGCAGCGTCTTTAGATGCACAGTGGGCAGAGTTTTCctaaaatcacatccactttgcttggacagttaacgcAGATTTTTTATGCGAAAACATTTGCGATACATGTGAACACGGTCTAAATGTCCAAGAAAAGTGGATGTAATTTCATGAAAACTCTGCCCTCTGTGAGTCCAAAGACGATGTTGAACTGTgcaatttttggtgcattttttccctATAAGCTTCTACATGGAAcctgaaaaaaacacatgtaagaAAACTGCAGTTGTATTTTTAggcgcagaatcaaagcttttctgtacagtaaaaaaaaagcattaaaaaacgcTGCCTCaattctgcaccaaaaatgcatcaaataagggggaCGGGTATTAAAAAAATGCAGTGAAAACGCAATAATCAGAAAAGATTGTTGTTGCATCTTGTGGTGCAGACACCTGCAGAAAATGTGCAGAtgaaaagtagaagaaaaaaatgcagcatttacgctaTGTATAAAAACAGCCTCAGTGTTAAATTTTTATTAACTGTTTTATGGATAGAATTGAGTGAATGAATGGAGAAATAAAATCAATCACTCCATTTTTATGCCATTTATCAATCATGCATGCTCACATTCCTTCTCTGGGGCCTCTATTTCTGCCCTTTTGCGTGCTGCATTGTCCTCCATTTCTGCCTTTTCGTGTGCTACGCTGTCTTCCATTTCTGCCTTCTCGTGTGCTACGCTGTCTTCCATTTCTGCCTTCTCGTGTGCTACGCTGTCTTCCATTTCTGCCTTCTCGTGTGCTACGCTGTCTTCCATTTCTGCCTTCTCGTGTGCTACGCTGTCTTCCATTTCTGCCTTCTCGTGTGCTACGCTGTCTTCCATTTCTGCCTTCTCGTGTGCTACGCTGTCTTCCATTTCTGCCTTCTCGTGTGCTACGCTGTCTTCCATTTCTGCCTTCTCACGTGCTGCGCTCatttccatttctgctctcttgaaCGCTGTGCTCGCTTCCATTTCTTCCTTCTTGCGCTCTGCTCCAGCTGCTTCCACTTCCACCTCTCTTTTCTTTTGCTTGTATCATAATAGCCTCAGCCTCTGCATGTGCTCTTATAAGTTGTTCAGTGAGTGTTGAAGGTTTTAAAGAGCATTATAGATGATCGTTTGGACTCCCTGGCAAACCCAGcaatgtaaggcctctttcacacttccgtcttttgtctcacgtcgaaatccgtcgagttttgaaaaaacaggatcctgcaaatttttctgctggatcttgttttttcccatagacggattagcgacggattgtgacggatggcctctcgtttcatccgtcgtgcactggatccgtcggaaaactgcggtccgtcgggcggagaaaacgttcagaggaacgttttttgtgcatgtcggaaaatcgctcagcgactggTCCTGCGCTGTCcggatggaagcctatggacgcaggatccgtcactgagcATCACACACAGCAGCAACGTATCCTGTTTTTCCACTTGGAGCATGCCTGGAAAGATTTGAAGTCTGGGAAAAGTGCTTCATGGCAAGTTTATAGGCCCCTCGGGACATATGTTTAAAGCTGTGACCAACCCCTGCCAAAAAAAGATAACTAAATTTTGTTTACTGATGTTAAAAGAAAATTAAAGAGTTTCAAGTTGATGTTTGTTGTGTCAGTCATTGCATGGGAGCTTCTGGTGGTTGGTTCGGGTCTCGGCGGTCTACTTCTGAAAGCAGCTGAGTCAACCCCTCACACTTTATAGAAGTTGCAGACTGGCTTTACAGATGTATCTGGCAAAagtcttttttactatttttactcTATAACAAGGCTGCAAGTGTAGGGCACTGGACACAACTTTTCTACGCTGCCTGTATGAACCAAAACTTACACATATATCATCAGATAGCTGGAACTCGACTGCAGGAGGCACaaatgaagattccagaagaaagTTAATTTTCCAGCTGAATTATTGTCTAAGCTGCAAACACATGAGCTTCTAAGATGGCTGATAGACAGAAAATGAAGAAAAAGTGAAGGATGACTGACATCAAAGCAAGAGGGAGAGACAGGGAGAAAAGGACAAACTTCTAAAGAGAGGCAAACCTTATTGCATAGCAATAAAACAACACAATAATACAATACTGTCTGTATGTTTCCCAAATCATGGGGCATGATAGGGTTAGTGGCTTCAGGAAACACTACAAGATTTCAGGAGGCTTAGGTGGTAAATATATTTTATATCATAGAAGATCAGAAAAATGTTTACCATAAAATGTAGTTTAAAAACAGGTCATTTTCTGGTGCTCCTTTGTCTTTACGTTTTAATCCTCACCCAGCTATCTAAATAGCGTCCAAAAAAATGTTCCCCAAATACACATAACGCCGCATGAAGGGGCTCGGAGAAGGTggcagtgaaggtgtgtaagtgtctgatggggtcacacagctcataaaaggacaactgcccgACCTCATAATCCAGACATATCCTGAATCTATTACTGGAGATCTTGTCAGGTAACCGGATCTCTTTACTGTCATGTATAACTGAGTACTGATACTTATATCTCCACAAACTCCAGGACTTGTTATTATTTCCAATGTATGATCTACCTCCCCTCCTCTCTATACTGGGATAACACATACCCACCCTCCAACCCCCTGATCTCCTGCTCTCCacatcccagtaatggcgtcctgaggTAAATCCTCTCCTGCTCATCACCTGATAATCCTGGAATCTCTCTGCTGTTTCTGGACGATTTAGTTCCTCTTGTGTCCCTGATGCAGTTTTCAGGTCGTCTGATATAAGGAGATTATTAGCGGCTGTGGTTACATCCAGTAATATGTCTGCAGGATCCTCCACATAGATCCCCCTCCTTATACCTGATATTACCTCACataatgtgtgtaatatgtgtgagaTCTCAGCCACATCCAGGTCATCTCCATCATGGGGCTGtttatcatgtcctcctgtgtcctcatcacctccctcctcctcaggatcacacaagtcaccggtgtctggttcctgtaagacagtcagtggatccgtcatgttacacagctcctcaatgtgTCTCATCTTCCTGGACAGCTCGTCCTTCTTTATTTCCAGCTGATGGATCAGAGCAGACAGTGACAGTGACTCTTCCTTCTCCTGCCTGGAGATCTCACCCAGGACCTTCTTCTCCAGGTCGTCCACCCGTCTCCTGATGTCTGTACACAGGGCAGTGACTCTCTCGGCTTCACCAGCTGCTTTTTCTTGAGCTTTTATACTTCGCTCCTCCAGACTCCGACCCCTTTCCACAATCTCCTCTTTCTTTGTGGTCAGTTTCTGGAGAACAGTtcttagtttttttttcttcttcttccaggCCTCATCCAGTGACTCCATTTTATGTCCTCTATGTTTCTCAATCAAAGTACAGGACACACAGATACAAGCCGCGTCCTCAGTGCAGTAATATTCCAGGATCTTcttatggacagaacatttccttTTCTCCAGAGAAGTGCTGGGATCAGATAAGACGTGTTCTGGTGATTTGCTGTGAACCCTCAGGTGTTTATCACACAGAGAAGCCTCACAGTGAAGACAGGATCTAACAGCAGGTACAGGAGAGTCCACACAGTAAGTGCAGCAGATCCCGGTGATCACCTCTTGTTCTTGCTGAGTAAACAGGAAACGTTCTGCGACATTATGGAGATTTATGTTCCTCATCAGTGCCGGCCGCTCCCGAAACTTTTCTCTGCATTCAGGACATGAATAAACTTCAGACCCGTCCTGTGTATCCAGCGCACGATCAATACAgacccggcagaagttgtgtccacatctcagcGTTACAGGGTCCTTAAAAATAGATAAACAGATGGAGCAGAGCAGCTCGTCTCCCAGAATAGCAGACGCCATGGCTGATGGAAGATATGAAACTAAATGTGTATGATGTGGGATGAACAGTAAACTCTTAGTTACACCCCTTTTACTTAACTCCTTAAAGATGCAGCATTTTTTTTCGATCTCTCAATTGTAAAAGCCATAGCTGTACTATTGTTCCATCGATGGAGCCGCATTATTGCAATTTTTAATGGAATTAGTTGAAAATTGTAAAGGCTAACAGAAAAATAGAATTATTTAAGCTGAAAGTATCCTGTTGTCCGGTGTCCCGAGACcagggactccttccctgtccctaatgctagaggggccctagcttgccctgctctctggattacttctgatggtgaagatgtcggGGTCACGTACCTTaatttagctcctgaatccgcactCAGTCTGTACCCTTTGCCCACCCAGGCAAGAGAGGATTAGTAGTGTACAGTAATACACCaactagactaacaaggtaatatgaacaggggtaacgaaaaataACAAACATACAAATACAGTTGTGCTTTTAAGTTTACATACctggcaaaatttttgctttcttggccttttttcagagaatatgaatgctaacaccaaaaccttttctcctctcatggttagtggttgggtgaagccatttcttgtcaaactactgtgttttctctttttacatcacAACGACAACCCAGAGTTACCAATCTAAACCTCTATTACGAGATGGAGTGTTTATGACTATGATATGGGCTTTTAACATGTCTCATTAGAAAATTTCTTCTAGATATCCCCAGTGTCAATAACATCTCATTAACATGGAAATGGGAAGAGAACAATGGTTTTGAAAAAGAACTTCAGTACAGGTTAAAAGCAAGAGGGGAGTATTAGAAGATATTTTGGGGGATTAGTAACAGTGGGAAGTTTAATTAACACTATGGACATTCATACACTTAGATCTGAAAAATATTGGGTATATTGGGGTAAAGGGATAAAGATTCAGAAAAGTTTGAATCAAATCCTTGAAAAGATTATTTTGAACACTGCTGCCGTATTGCGATCTTCGGTATCAGATTTCCAAGATGCTACTTTAGCTTTAATGGAAAGTCAACAGGAATCTCAAGTGGCCAAAACATGTTTAGAAATTCAGATTGAATATTCCACCaatctgaaaatgattgcacaagCATTACAAAGTGGAATTACACCGTTAGGATTAATGAGAAATTTACCTAAAGAATATAATTTAGCATTAAATCATTCAGATTTGTGGGTTAGTAAGTGGTTAGGATGTGAACGGAACATTTGTGTAGGAACATCACTGATTGCAGTGTCGGGAAGAGAAGAAGCCCTGGTTCCTTTAACTGTTCTGGGAATGCCTATTAGTAACACACAAAAACATTGAAAAACTAGACATTAATTCAtgcttaaattttgtttctaaggtaatgtgtctacctggacagaataaagtcatttatcattcatgtttccataatcatGCCTCATCTCATGCCAGAGTTGAGAATGTACCCACGATACATGACTTGGTGACACCAATAAGCGCTACCAAAATTTGTTCCCAAGTTATGtcagaaaaataatttgtttttgtATTGTTTTCGTCAAATGTACGTGCTGAAAATCTAACAATAGGTTTGCACTGTATTGAGGCAAATGTGAAAACTCTCAAAGAACGAAGGAAGTATTGTCAATAGGTACAAGAAATCTGAAAATCCTTCCGATACCGTACAATTTGTCAAAAATAAATCATTTTCCTTGGGATATGTGGACAAATTAGATAAAGGCAAGGGTTTGTTAAGTTTGTTAACAAAACAACTAAAAGAAACTGAAATTATATTCACACACGAGCAAGGGAATTTAAAGGATATTAGTCAAGTATGTCACTCATCTTGGTGGAAATGTACATCAGATACATCAGTTCTCTGTTTGTCAGAACTACAGGACTTTTGTCAGAACTGTCAATATAGCTTTTGGAGATAGTAAATGGTTCTCAAAGGTAATAAGCTATAGACTTAAGTATTTCAAAATGAGGTATTGTACAAATAACGAAAATGCATATTCCATAAGTTACTACTGTTCTTCTAATATGGTGGAAGCTACGAACATAGCAGCAAATCTACATATGTGGTTATGAAAcaggaaaaatagaaaccaatgtaaGTCTTTGGGTCAAAATAGTATATAAGTTGACCTAGCTCCCGTTGAGAAAGATCGCTCATTCTCTGAGAATCTCCAACCCAGACGACACCGTACCTCAAGACCATATGTAAGAACTAATGaatacagtcacagtgcagagagccagaagatgtatggatggagcactatttgggtcccattcagtatggagcattatatggggcccattctgttccgagcaatacatggggcccattctgtatggagcattatatggggtccagtattctgtatggggcattatatggggtccagtattctgtatggagcaatatatgagttccattattctgtatggagcattatatggggtttattattccgtatggtgcaataatatatggggcccattctgtatggagcattatatggggatcattattctgtatggagcaatatatggagcctattctgtttggagcattatgaggtctattattctgtatggagcattacatggggtccattattctgtatggagcattatatgcatgATGTACATGACGCCATGAGATGATAATAACCGGATGGTGGAAGAGGAGATAGAGGATATAAAAAAGGGGACTATAAAGAATAACGTGTATACCAATGCAAAAGAGCAGGAAATGATCGTGTGGGCGGAGGAAGGAATACAGTGTGACACCAAACTACATAGTAGTGAAGTGAAAAAAGGAGGCTCAATCACAAGAATAGGAAGGGAAAATTTGTTTTGCCAAAGGGGAAGAAATAAGATAAAAACGCTAATGTAGCATGTAAACATAAAAAAagtgaacagaaaaaaaaatgtattcttacCTGGCGGGTAGAGAGAGCTGCACCGCCCCCGCAAGTGACATCACTGGTCTTTTTGAATGGCTAATCTGACTGTGCTCTGTTGCCGACTCTTTACTGCTGATCTAAGCTGACAACAGGGtgcgcgctgtcattgtgcacagcgcgcagggactagcccagcccctgaaacgaacatcactgatgacactttgttttagtgactgcagcctctgccctGTGATGACACTtcttttgagtatcccagcatgcactgggattctcaaatgaagtgtCACCAGAAAGGAAggaggcaaaaaaataaaatagcagTTAGGTAGTGTAGTTAGGGAATGGTAGGGAATTTGTAATGCAAGAACAttcgaaaatagtttagattagggAATCAAAAAGATAAGGATTTTAAATTTACTTTGCCTTCGGACCACACCTAAAAATGTTGACTACCTCTGACTTTTTGATATGTTTCCCAGAAAGAAAGAAAGGTATTGGTAACCCTACATGGAAACTAAGCAGCTTTTTACTACAGTACTATATTCTGTTAGTGTTGAGTGACGAAGATCATTTCAACATATCTGTGAAACATGGACTCTGCTCACATTGCAACAGCCAGA contains:
- the LOC138675215 gene encoding E3 ubiquitin/ISG15 ligase TRIM25-like, translating into MASAILGDELLCSICLSIFKDPVTLRCGHNFCRVCIDRALDTQDGSEVYSCPECREKFRERPALMRNINLHNVAERFLFTQQEQEVITGICCTYCVDSPVPAVRSCLHCEASLCDKHLRVHSKSPEHVLSDPSTSLEKRKCSVHKKILEYYCTEDAACICVSCTLIEKHRGHKMESLDEAWKKKKKKLRTVLQKLTTKKEEIVERGRSLEERSIKAQEKAAGEAERVTALCTDIRRRVDDLEKKVLGEISRQEKEESLSLSALIHQLEIKKDELSRKMRHIEELCNMTDPLTVLQEPDTGDLCDPEEEGGDEDTGGHDKQPHDGDDLDVAEISHILHTLCEVISGIRRGIYVEDPADILLDVTTAANNLLISDDLKTASGTQEELNRPETAERFQDYQVMSRRGFTSGRHYWDVESRRSGGWRVGMCYPSIERRGGRSYIGNNNKSWSLWRYKYQYSVIHDSKEIRLPDKISSNRFRICLDYEVGQLSFYELCDPIRHLHTFTATFSEPLHAALCVFGEHFFGRYLDSWVRIKT